The window cctggttcatgcgtgagcttcctttgtcaattttcaaaacaaaccttTACTTGGGCCGACAGTCATAAAAACAAAAGGTGAACAAAGTGGTATTTTACATCTGCTGGCTTAATATTATTACTTTGTAGGCCAACAAATTCAAATTTGAAACATGATACCATCACTTGTGTTATATTACAAAAGAATTAAAGCCTTGAGAATGGAATCCCATTTGGTAGAGAAAGCTCTGGACACTGATAATTTCTAAGTCTCAAACAAGTTGGGTCAACGATATTAATCTCAACTCTTATCATCATCATtaccaaaataaaagaaaagtgcATGTAAAAAAGGATAactacaataataacaacaacaacaataacaatttgTAGGTTTTCCGAAATGACTTTCTTTCATGATTTTAGGTCTACCCATCCCCTTTTAACACCTTCCCCAACCATAGTTTCACACCTACAAACTAGTACATGTGTAGGTCAACACAACACATGACCAGACCATCTCAAGCGACCTTCTCTCATATCATCCTCAATGCGTGCTACTTGCACCTTCTGGTAAATGTGGTTATTTTAATATTAGTCTTGTGTGATTGCACATTTATCTTAGCATTTGCATTTCTGCAACACTCATCTTATGAAGAAGACAAGTTCAAAAATGGAGAGGTTTGCTAAACacacagaaaaaagaaaaaaaaaaagcaaatttcctcttcaaaattGTTACATTACTTTACATGTTTGGAGGTGCTATTCATAGTTTTTGGCACCTCCATCCCTACCAAACACAATTTCTCACTTGTTATCTCCCTCTTGGACCAAAATAGGTGTATACAAAAATGAAAAGGGAAGGACTGTTGTGGTATTCCCTTTCTCTTGCCATGACAAACTATTTTAACATTCTTGACGGATACAAAATGTTTTGCCTCCAAATGCAACACCTTTGGACATTCCAAGCTACTTATAAGAACGAAATTAATCCTCCACGCTAAACTTTTTCTACTCGAGGCAAGGATGGGTATTGAAAAAGGAAACGTTCCCTGAGTAGGATGGCTCActcctcatcatcatcgtcgtcCTCCTCCTCCTCggcatcgtcatcatcatcatcttcatcttcatcttcatcttcatcttcatcttcatcgaGTGTTGTCTTGCCCCTTGGGGGCGTATATGAAGGACAAGTAGGAAAATTATCCATGTTCATTCCATGGTGAAGTGCCATAGTTCTTAGCATTTCAGCAATTGCTTGATTGTGCTTCACCTGATAGGCTTGAAAATGGCGTATGTGATCCAAATCCTCCTCGATACTTGTTATTCGGTTGGGTATTGATGAAGATGCATAGGCCGAAGAGCCGGGTATATGAGATGGACCTGCAACATTGGACGCCTGCCTCTCATCAATGTGTCGGGAAGCCATCAACACTTCCTCGCTAGGATCATCATATTGGACTCCTGATTGAGTACGTAAAGCTGCAAGAAGCTGTTCCTTTAAGACCTGAAATGCATAAAAACATTCATCAGAAATCTCAAATTTCACATCTTTAGCTAATAAATTAGAGAAATAGCTTTTGATTctagaaaaatcttttataaatcgTGTATAAAATTGAGCATGTCCAAGGAAACTCCTATTTTACTGAAGTAGGAGTCGGCAACTTTTAATGCATTCAACATTTGCCATATCAACTTCAATGCCCTACATGGAAAACTTATGTCCAAGAGCTATACTTTTTcgaaccatgaaatgacatttctcccaattcaaaatAAGTTAGTTCCTTCACTGCATTGCTGAACAAGAAGATAAGTGATGAAGCCGATCTTCAAATGTTAGTCACATATATCCATGAAAATTTCCATAACTTTTCCAATCATATcatagaaaaaagaaaattgtCATCATATGATTTTGAAAAGATGATCAATGCAATGATAAAAAGACATTCTCCTATGTGGTAATGTGCCATAAGAGCATGTAAATAtggtcttttcttgatcctctAAGGCACTAGGCAATACTTATAAGTAGAATATCCTTCTGAAAAGCTTTACTCCTAATATTTTTGTCACTCTATTAACACCAAAATTTTGGGCAACAATTAGGGTAGATACAAGATTGGACCTGGTAGGAGACTCGGTAACTATTAGGTCTCCAAAACAAAATGAGCTAAGTCCAACCAGATGATATGCAAAAATCAAATCCCTAGTcttcccaatatatatatatcgtggCTGACTCATCAAACAAGGTTCTTGTCATAGTGCCACTAAATCAAGCAACCACCAGCCCTCAGAGTACGGAGCAAGCAACATCTGCTGAACGTGAGAATATTATGGTTAGCTGACTTGTCATGGAAATAGCCTGATAAGCAGTTTACCACTGCGGTACTAGGACACTTTGAGACTTAGAAGCTCGTAGTGCAGAAGCAGAGTCCCCTCTCCATGTTAATCATTTAAATAGTTCGGTGAGTAGCTTACATGTTTCAAGGTTCTGACAGTTCAGGAATCCTATTTTACATATTAAACCTTGTTGTATTTTGTTGAGAAGATCTGgaaaacacataataaataataatttatgaATTGATCTTTCAT is drawn from Nicotiana tabacum cultivar K326 chromosome 22, ASM71507v2, whole genome shotgun sequence and contains these coding sequences:
- the LOC107786617 gene encoding uncharacterized protein LOC107786617, with the translated sequence MDELEFRRLLERFPIVRFRDYHIDSDTSRRTTTQSLEKEEVTQWKDAWSKGHKQESGIQAMHRGGAFWGKVREAAEKKVLKEQLLAALRTQSGVQYDDPSEEVLMASRHIDERQASNVAGPSHIPGSSAYASSSIPNRITSIEEDLDHIRHFQAYQVKHNQAIAEMLRTMALHHGMNMDNFPTCPSYTPPRGKTTLDEDEDEDEDEDEDDDDDDAEEEEDDDDDEE